The following are from one region of the Paenibacillus sp. JZ16 genome:
- a CDS encoding regulatory protein RecX, with the protein MEEENKEMSEQAEASGIGHFPDHEDLIVTSVEMLKKPKHRYQIAFGPYLMTVHEDVMLKYRMFKGNVFRKEELEEIIVADERQRAYVEALNHLSRKPRTAKEITQRLQQKSFEPSCIETTLERLEKDKLIDDALYAKMWTEQRMTSHKKGRLWVKQELRQKGIGTELISEALGEISADAELESALAVGRKKWQQTHGELLDRKRKTGAYLMRRGFGGDQVRQVLKRLVDEDQEKGEWDDELEDFE; encoded by the coding sequence ATGGAAGAAGAGAATAAGGAAATGTCGGAGCAGGCAGAAGCATCAGGTATAGGGCATTTTCCGGACCATGAGGATTTGATTGTAACGTCAGTCGAAATGCTGAAAAAGCCCAAGCACCGATACCAAATCGCGTTTGGTCCGTACCTTATGACCGTTCATGAAGATGTGATGCTGAAATACCGGATGTTCAAGGGGAATGTTTTTCGCAAGGAAGAGCTTGAGGAAATTATCGTGGCCGATGAACGACAGAGGGCTTATGTAGAGGCGCTGAATCATCTGTCCAGGAAACCCAGAACAGCCAAGGAGATCACCCAGCGTCTGCAGCAAAAAAGTTTCGAGCCGAGTTGCATAGAGACGACGCTGGAGCGATTGGAGAAGGACAAGCTGATTGATGACGCGTTATACGCCAAGATGTGGACAGAGCAGCGAATGACAAGCCATAAGAAGGGGAGGCTGTGGGTCAAACAGGAGCTGAGACAGAAGGGAATCGGCACGGAGCTGATCTCCGAGGCTTTGGGCGAGATCAGTGCAGATGCCGAATTGGAGAGCGCGCTTGCCGTGGGACGGAAAAAATGGCAGCAAACCCATGGAGAGTTGCTGGATCGCAAACGTAAAACGGGAGCATATTTAATGCGTAGGGGCTTCGGCGGGGATCAGGTGCGTCAGGTGCTCAAGCGTCTGGTTGACGAGGATCAGGAAAAGGGTGAGTGGGACGACGAGCTGGAAGATTTCGAATAA
- the recA gene encoding recombinase RecA, with amino-acid sequence MSDRRAALEMALRQIEKQFGKGSIMKLGESTHMQVEIVPSGSLALDIALGTGGLPRGRIIEVYGPESSGKTTVALHAIAEVQKAGGQAAFIDAEHALDPSYASKLGVNIDELLLSQPDTGEQALEIAEALVRSGAVDIIVIDSVAALVPKAEIEGDMGDSHVGLQARLMSQALRKLSGAINKSKTIAIFINQLREKVGVMFGNPETTPGGRALKFYSTVRLDVRRIESIKMGNDVVGNRTRIKVVKNKVAPPFKQAELDIMYGEGISREGSLIDIGTELDIVDKSGAWYSYSGDRLGQGRENAKQFLKENPEIASVIENKIREASNLTTAVPEPSEKDKEQEELEEQELFKVE; translated from the coding sequence TTGTCAGATCGTCGTGCTGCGCTGGAAATGGCGCTTCGTCAGATAGAGAAACAGTTCGGAAAAGGTTCCATCATGAAACTGGGTGAATCCACCCACATGCAAGTAGAGATTGTGCCGAGCGGATCGTTGGCATTGGATATAGCTTTAGGAACCGGCGGCTTGCCTAGAGGCCGGATTATTGAAGTATATGGACCGGAATCCTCCGGTAAAACAACAGTAGCCCTCCATGCGATTGCGGAAGTTCAGAAGGCTGGTGGACAGGCTGCATTTATCGATGCCGAGCATGCTCTGGATCCATCGTATGCAAGCAAATTGGGCGTTAACATTGATGAATTGCTGCTCTCCCAACCGGACACGGGTGAGCAGGCGCTGGAAATTGCGGAAGCTCTGGTACGCAGTGGTGCAGTTGATATCATCGTTATTGACTCGGTTGCTGCACTGGTACCAAAAGCTGAAATTGAAGGCGACATGGGTGACTCCCACGTAGGTCTGCAAGCTCGTCTGATGTCCCAGGCTCTTCGGAAATTGTCGGGTGCTATTAATAAATCGAAAACAATTGCCATCTTTATCAACCAGCTTCGTGAGAAGGTTGGTGTTATGTTCGGTAACCCTGAGACGACTCCAGGTGGACGTGCTCTGAAGTTCTACTCGACGGTTCGTTTGGACGTGCGTCGAATTGAGAGCATCAAGATGGGCAACGATGTGGTGGGTAACCGCACACGGATTAAGGTTGTTAAGAACAAGGTAGCGCCACCTTTCAAACAGGCTGAGCTTGATATTATGTACGGTGAAGGCATCTCTAGAGAGGGAAGCCTGATCGATATCGGAACGGAACTCGATATCGTGGATAAGAGCGGCGCATGGTATTCTTATTCAGGTGACCGTCTTGGCCAAGGACGGGAGAATGCGAAGCAATTCTTGAAAGAGAATCCGGAGATCGCTAGTGTTATCGAGAACAAAATTCGTGAAGCGAGCAATCTGACCACGGCTGTTCCTGAGCCTTCCGAGAAGGATAAGGAACAAGAGGAATTAGAAGAGCAAGAGTTGTTTAAAGTAGAGTAG